In a single window of the Thamnophis elegans isolate rThaEle1 chromosome 8, rThaEle1.pri, whole genome shotgun sequence genome:
- the SALL3 gene encoding sal-like protein 3 — translation MSRRKQAKPQHLKSDEELQAEVLPEQAVPGEGADDGDSGNESRSGSEETNVCEKCCAEFFKWSDFLEHKKNCTKNPLVLIVNEDEATPAPEEFAEPSPASSPSDQADSEACEESVQAENNEICEIKNTEKEEEPMEVEPSIEKSYSNPGTSSTATPLPQISEPPSLTGYNMPNTNVTLETLLSTKVAVAQFSQSTRCAANATAASGVTAMAIPMILEQLMALQQQQIHQLQLIEQIRSQVAMMNRQPLRPTLNTTPSQSTPVQATNQLQGFAANSALQLAAVVPSAIVAQATGNPPTAFESTQHISRPTSGASTPNMSSNGSSVPNETSTPSSSNAITSSSLTPVSVSNITSSSSQPPNPSTPPSVGPGNLLASTSSLPNPLLPQTASSSVIFPNPLVSIAATANALDPLSALMKHRKGKPPNVSVFEPKTSSEDPFFKHKCRFCAKVFGSDSALQIHLRSHTGERPFKCNICGNRFSTKGNLKVHFQRHKEKYPHIQMNPYPVPEYLDNVPTCSGIPYGMSLPPEKPVTTWLDSKPVLSTVPTSISLQLPPTIPGVNSYGDSPSITPMNRSPQRTSPVSSECTSLSPSLNNSESGIPLSAESPQPIHGSSTMTKTEPVNIPVTNARLGDISISGQVSVVPTSTASSAVTESSISTSLPNTVLPALSDQFKAKFPFGGLLDSMQTSETSKLQQLVENIDKKMTDPNQCVICHRVLSCQSALKMHYRTHTGERPFKCKICGRAFTTKGNLKTHFGVHRAKPPLRVQHSCPICQKKFTNAVVLQQHIRMHMGGQIPNTPLPDGFQDAMDSELSFDEKNAETLSNYDDDIDENSMEEDIELKDNIRDPSMPLLPYSGSCPSSPPSVISSIAALENQMKMIDSVMNCQQLTNLKSLENGSGESDHLSNDSSSAVGDLESQSAGSPAMSESSSSMQALSPENSNCESFRSKSPGFSNHEEPQEIQLKKEKSDSPPPPTIENGGALDLTATNPGRPVIKEEGPFSLLFLNRERGPSQSTPSLVTSTAPTMIKMEVNGHSKPISLGEVPSLPAGIQVPAAPQTVMSPSITPMLAPPPRRTPKQHNCQSCGKTFSSASALQIHERTHTGEKPFGCTICGRAFTTKGNLKVHMGTHMWNNAPARRGRRLSVENPMALLGGDALKFSEMFQKDLAARAMNVDPNFWNQYAAAITNGLAMKNNEISVIQNGGIPQLPVSLGGSAIPSLSNISSGMDKARTGSSPPIIGLDKANSETGANRPFTRFIEDNKEIGIN, via the exons ATGTCTCGACGAAAGCAAGCTAAGCCCCAACATCTCAAATCCGACGAGGAGCTACAAGCGGAGGTGCTTCCCGAACAAG CCG TGCCAGGAGAAGGAGCAGATGATGGTGATAGTGGGAATGAAAGCCGGAGTGGAAGCGAGGAAACAAATGTTTGTGAAAAATGTTGTGCAGAATTCTTTAAGTGGAGTGATTTCCTGGAACACAAGAAGAACTGCACTAAAAATCCACTGGTGCTCATTGTGAATGAAGATGAAGCCACCCCAGCTCCTGAAGAATTTGCAGAGCCTTCTCCTGCAAGCTCACCTAGCGATCAAGCGGACAGCGAGGCTTGTGAAGAAAGCGTTCAAGCTGAGAACAATGAGATCTGTGAgataaagaatacagaaaaggaagaagaacccATGGAGGTAGAACCTTCTATAGAAAAAAGCTACTCCAATCCAGGCACCTCTAGTACAGCTACGCCACTACCTCAAATTAGCGAGCCACCTTCTTTGACAGGTTATAACATGCCAAACACTAATGTAACCTTAGAGACATTGTTGAGCACTAAAGTGGCAGTTGCACAATTCTCGCAGAGTACAAGATGTGCAGCTAACGCAACCGCAGCGAGTGGGGTTACAGCAATGGCCATCCCAATGATTCTTGAGCAGCTGATGGCGTTGCAACAGCAGCAGATTCACCAGTTGCAGCTGATCGAACAGATCCGGAGTCAGGTGGCCATGATGAACCGACAGCCATTACGTCCTACTTTAAACACGACTCCTTCCCAAAGCACTCCTGTGCAAGCCACTAACCAGCTCCAGGGATTTGCCGCAAACTCTGCTCTTCAGTTAGCAGCAGTTGTTCCTTCTGCCATAGTGGCCCAAGCCACTGGCAATCCACCAACTGCCTTTGAGAGTACTCAGCACATATCAAGGCCCACGTCAGGTGCAAGCACTCCTAACATGTCAAGCAATGGTTCTTCTGTCCCAAATGAAACAAGCACACCATCTTCGTCTAATGCAATTACTTCTTCTTCATTAACACCGGTTTCTGTGTCAAATATTACTAGCAGCTCTTCACAGCCCCCAAACCCTTCAACTCCACCTTCAGTAGGACCTGGAAATCTCCTCGCCTCAACTTCCAGCCTGCCAAACCCACTTCTACCTCAGACTGCATCCAGTAGTGTAATTTTCCCCAACCCGCTGGTTAGCATAGCTGCAACAGCTAATGCATTGGATCCTCTCTCTGCTCTTATGAAGCATCGCAAAGGAAAGCCACCAAATGTATCCGTTTTTGAGCCTAAGACAAGTTCTGAGGAccctttttttaaacataaatgtAGATTTTGTGCCAAGGTTTTTGGGAGTGATAGCGCTCTACAGATTCACCTGCGTTCGCACACAGGGGAAAGACCTTTTAAGTGTAACATTTGTGGCAATCGGTTTTCTACTAAAGGCAATCTAAAAGTTCATTTTCAGAGACATAAAGAAAAGTATCCACACATTCAGATGAATCCATATCCGGTTCCAGAATACCTCGACAATGTTCCCACTTGTTCCGGAATTCCATATGGGATGTCATTGCCACCAGAAAAACCAGTTACTACATGGCTGGATAGCAAGCCCGTTTTATCAACTGTCCCAACTTCAATTAGTCTGCAACTTCCCCCTACAATACCAGGCGTAAACAGTTACGGGGATTCCCCAAGTATTACTCCCATGAACAGATCACCCCAGAGAACATCCCCCGTGTCAAGTGAATGCACTTCTTTATCCCCAAGCCTAAACAATTCTGAGTCAGGCATTCCTTTGTCTGCAGAATCCCCACAACCAATTCATGGTAGTTCAACCATGACTAAAACTGAACCTGTTAATATTCCAGTAACAAATGCAAGGCTGGGAGATATTTCTATAAGTGGTCAGGTTTCTGTAGTACCCACCTCTACAGCTTCTAGTGCTGTTACTGAAAGCAGTatttctacaagcctcccaaacactGTGCTTCCAGCATTGTCTGACCAGTTCAAGGCTAAATTTCCATTTGGTGGTCTATTGGACTCTATGCAAACATCAGAAACCTCAAAACTGCAACAGCTAGTAGAAAACATTGATAAGAAGATGACAGATCCAAATCAGTGTGTCATTTGTCACCGTGTGCTCAGTTGTCAGAGTGCTCTCAAGATGCATTATAGAACTCATACAGGAGAAAGACCATTTAAATGCAAAATTTGTGGACGTGCATTTACTACAAAAGGCAATCTAAAAACACATTTTGGAGTTCATCGAGCGAAGCCACCACTTAGAGTACAGCATTCATGTCCCATTTGTCAGAAGAAATTTACAAATGCTGTTGTTCTTCAGCAGCATATTCGTATGCATATGGGTGGGCAAATTCCAAACACACCATTACCAGATGGCTTCCAAGATGCTATGGACTCAGAGCTTTCTTTTGATGAAAAGAATGCAGAGACACTGAGCAACTATGATGATGATATCGATGAAAATTCCATGGAGGAGGACATCGAATTAAAAGATAATATAAGAGACCCCTCCATGCCACTTCTACCTTATTCTGGATCGTGTCCATCTTCTCCCCCATCTGTAATTTCTAGCATTGCTGCTCTTGAGAATCAAATGAAAATGATCGATTCTGTCATGAACTGCCAACAGTTGACCAATTTAAAATCTTTAGAAAATGGGTCAGGGGAAAGTGACCACTTAAGCAATGATTCTTCATCAGCTGTTGGAGATCTGGAAAGTCAGAGTGCAGGGAGTCCTGCCATGTCAGAATCATCTTCATCCATGCAAGCGCTGTCTCCTGAAAATAGCAACTGTGAAAGTTTTAGATCTAAGTCACCAGGTTTCAGTAACCACGAGGAACCACAAGAAAtacaattaaagaaagaaaaatctgacAGTCCCCCACCACCTACTATTGAAAATGGAGGCGCATTGGATCTGACAGCCACCAACCCCGGGAGGCCAGTCATCAAAGAAGAAGGTCCTTTTAGCCTGCTGTTCCTGAACAGAGAACGTG GTCCCAGCCAAAGTACTCCTAGCCTGGTCACCAGCACTGCGCCTACTATGATCAAAATGGAAGTGAATGGTCACAGCAAGCCGATCTCATTGGGCGAGGTTCCATCGCTTCCAGCTGGAATCCAGGTTCCTGCTGCACCACAGACAGTGATGAGTCCTAGCATCACCCCTATGCTGGCACCCCCACCACGTCGAACTCCAAAACAACACAACTGTCAGTCATGTGGGAAGACCTTCTCCTCAGCAAGTGCGCTACAGATACATGAACGCACCCATACTGGTGAAAAGCCATTTGGATGCACTATCTGTGGTAGAGCTTTTACCACAAAAGGGAATCTTAAG GTTCACATGGGAACTCATATGTGGAATAATGCTCCTGCACGGCGTGGGCGTCGACTGTCCGTGGAAAATCCCATGGCTTTGTTAGGTGGGGATGCTTTGAAGTTTTCAGAAATGTTCCAGAAGGATTTAGCAGCTCGGGCAATGAATGTTGACCCAAATTTTTGGAACCAGTATGCTGCAGCTATTACTAATGGACTTGCGATGAAGAACAATGAAATTTCTGTCATACAGAATGGAGGCATACCCCAGCTCCCAGTAAGTTTAGGCGGAAGTGCCATTCCGTCTTTAAGTAACATTTCCAGTGGAATGGACAAAGCTCGTACTGGTAGTAGCCCTCCCATCATTGGTTTGGACAAAGCGAATTCTGAAACGGGAGCCAATCGTCCATTCACAAGGTTTATTGAGGATAATAAAGAGATTGGCATAAATTAA